In Polynucleobacter arcticus, the following proteins share a genomic window:
- a CDS encoding alpha/beta hydrolase — protein MKWLFSVFAIVFLNAAVAQTMTPILIEADTGRESGVFSKSPVLQKAILLKPSAPSDTALLFYRGWSGIANIKTENDWKRNLNYLQNNTELFAQAGIALVVMDCPTDENSMAPGNTPLSCNDDFRSSIKHADDVKKIMALLKEKYGITKFYVMGHSYGTISSKWLAKNLGNDIQGSIHSAAMTHASPRNRSYGYSVESFDMTALKAPVLNVHHGDDQCVHTPYSTVRSYSKNNLITVRGGEGVGDVCGGTHLHSMGGREEVTSKAVIQWIKTGQVQSTIGE, from the coding sequence ATGAAATGGCTATTCAGTGTATTTGCGATTGTTTTCTTAAATGCTGCGGTAGCTCAAACAATGACTCCTATTCTGATAGAGGCGGATACTGGTAGAGAATCGGGAGTTTTCTCTAAATCTCCGGTTCTGCAAAAGGCAATTCTTCTGAAGCCCTCTGCGCCATCAGATACAGCCTTGCTCTTTTATCGTGGTTGGTCTGGTATTGCCAACATTAAGACAGAAAACGATTGGAAGAGAAACTTAAATTACTTGCAAAACAATACGGAACTATTCGCTCAAGCAGGCATAGCCCTTGTTGTGATGGATTGCCCTACTGATGAAAATAGTATGGCACCTGGCAATACTCCGCTGAGTTGTAACGATGACTTTCGATCCTCTATAAAACATGCTGATGATGTCAAAAAAATAATGGCATTATTAAAAGAAAAATATGGAATTACCAAGTTCTATGTAATGGGCCATAGTTACGGCACCATCTCATCAAAATGGCTTGCTAAAAATTTAGGAAACGATATTCAGGGAAGCATTCATTCGGCAGCTATGACTCACGCAAGTCCTCGCAATCGATCTTATGGCTATTCTGTAGAGTCATTTGATATGACTGCACTAAAGGCGCCCGTACTCAATGTTCACCATGGAGATGATCAGTGCGTCCATACACCCTACTCAACAGTGAGATCATATTCAAAGAATAATTTAATCACCGTTAGGGGTGGCGAGGGTGTAGGGGATGTGTGTGGCGGCACTCATTTACATTCAATGGGGGGCAGGGAAGAGGTGACCTCAAAAGCAGTTATTCAGTGGATAAAAACTGGTCAA
- a CDS encoding cupin domain-containing protein, with the protein MNINSDFSQKVVLNTSDLDWDSSPVPGVERKYLDRIGDELARASSIVKYSPESSFTEHIHVGGEEIFVLEGTFSDEGGDYPSGTYIRNPPSSKHTPYSQEGCVLFVKLRQFNVQDTSTVKINTATTAWHPGLVPGLSVMPLHEFDGVGTALVHWAPNTMFNPHVHPGGEEILVLKGVFHDEHGSYPTGTWIRSPRYSKHAPFTKSEGALIYVKTGHLHNPL; encoded by the coding sequence ATGAATATTAATTCCGATTTTTCCCAAAAGGTAGTGCTCAATACCTCAGACTTAGACTGGGACTCTTCTCCTGTACCAGGCGTCGAAAGAAAATATCTCGATCGAATTGGCGATGAGCTTGCGCGAGCCAGCTCAATTGTTAAATACTCCCCTGAATCCTCTTTTACTGAACATATACATGTGGGTGGAGAAGAAATATTTGTTCTTGAGGGTACATTCTCTGACGAGGGTGGCGACTATCCATCGGGCACTTATATTCGCAACCCGCCTAGTAGTAAACACACTCCATACTCACAAGAGGGCTGCGTCTTATTTGTGAAGCTAAGACAATTTAATGTCCAAGATACTTCCACAGTCAAGATAAATACGGCGACAACCGCCTGGCATCCCGGTTTAGTTCCAGGCCTATCGGTAATGCCGCTTCATGAATTCGATGGTGTTGGAACTGCTTTAGTTCACTGGGCCCCAAATACAATGTTTAACCCCCATGTTCACCCAGGCGGCGAAGAAATATTGGTTCTCAAAGGAGTATTTCATGATGAGCATGGATCTTATCCAACCGGAACATGGATACGCAGCCCTCGCTATAGCAAACATGCGCCCTTCACCAAATCAGAGGGTGCACTCATTTATGTAAAAACCGGCCATCTTCATAATCCGCTTTGA
- a CDS encoding MAPEG family protein — protein sequence MLLITSIIASALTIIFIKLSFFVIGLRRKNKVGLGSGGYDELERAIRAQGNFAEYVPFGIILIACLELNGAPWWLVATPGMTLVIGRLIHVVGINTPPPDFSKRVLGMKLTFNTLIALIVINLGWSLYHLLA from the coding sequence ATGCTATTAATTACCTCAATCATTGCTTCGGCATTAACTATTATCTTTATCAAGCTCTCCTTTTTCGTAATTGGACTGAGAAGAAAGAATAAAGTTGGCCTAGGAAGTGGTGGTTATGATGAGCTGGAGAGGGCAATTCGTGCTCAAGGTAATTTTGCTGAGTATGTTCCGTTCGGAATCATTTTAATTGCTTGCTTAGAGTTAAATGGGGCCCCTTGGTGGCTGGTTGCTACGCCCGGCATGACTCTGGTTATTGGACGATTGATTCATGTTGTTGGGATCAATACACCTCCGCCAGACTTTAGTAAGCGTGTGCTTGGCATGAAATTGACATTCAATACACTGATAGCGCTGATAGTCATAAATTTGGGATGGTCCCTATATCATTTACTTGCGTAG
- a CDS encoding DUF6268 family outer membrane beta-barrel protein, whose product MKISKAYKVLLGIMLLSASTAHAQNFASQNVTVGSVSTSLNVNAINQFNTKIGSGGSFNWQDANINFNNRYQLDANSSIGLNLRDGYQDWSWSTVSGYGNQTPWKAIQSPGVGLSYFQKLDAGWSAGFSPIIDWVAENGVGTAGSATYGAIGSATKRYSKDLTIGLGTGVFRQIDKTKVFPYLLINWKIADKWTLNNPLPAGPSGGAGLELSYALADKWSVAGGAAYRSYRFRLSNSNYTPNGIGQNSFIPIFTRLSYSIDKSSSADLYLAANTGGKLSITSASGATPYSTSYQTGIAMALSLTTRF is encoded by the coding sequence ATGAAAATTTCAAAAGCGTACAAAGTCTTGCTGGGCATCATGCTCCTAAGCGCCTCCACTGCGCATGCCCAAAATTTTGCCTCGCAAAATGTTACTGTTGGCTCAGTATCAACATCTTTGAATGTCAATGCGATCAACCAATTTAATACCAAGATTGGTTCTGGCGGAAGTTTTAACTGGCAAGATGCCAACATTAATTTCAATAATCGCTATCAGTTAGATGCCAACTCAAGCATTGGACTTAACCTTCGTGATGGTTATCAAGATTGGTCTTGGAGCACTGTTAGCGGCTACGGTAATCAAACACCCTGGAAGGCCATTCAAAGTCCCGGGGTTGGTCTTAGTTATTTTCAAAAACTCGATGCGGGTTGGAGTGCGGGCTTTTCTCCCATCATTGATTGGGTTGCAGAAAATGGTGTTGGTACAGCTGGCTCGGCCACCTACGGAGCGATAGGTAGCGCCACGAAAAGATACTCTAAAGATCTCACCATTGGCCTTGGTACCGGTGTGTTTCGTCAGATTGATAAAACCAAAGTCTTTCCTTACCTCTTAATCAACTGGAAGATTGCTGATAAGTGGACTCTAAACAATCCGCTCCCAGCCGGGCCATCTGGTGGCGCTGGACTTGAACTCTCCTACGCATTAGCAGACAAATGGAGTGTTGCTGGTGGAGCGGCTTATAGATCCTATCGCTTCAGATTAAGCAACTCTAATTACACTCCCAATGGCATTGGTCAAAATAGCTTTATCCCCATCTTCACTCGCCTAAGCTACTCCATTGATAAAAGTAGTAGCGCTGACTTGTACCTAGCGGCCAATACTGGTGGAAAACTATCGATAACCAGTGCCAGTGGGGCAACGCCATACAGCACTAGCTATCAAACCGGTATAGCGATGGCTCTATCACTCACTACGAGGTTTTAA
- a CDS encoding DUF5522 domain-containing protein, whose amino-acid sequence MQSIEDLHRIACENGQATYIDPVSGYQVLTSQAHLKRGVCCGNACRHCPFEYINVPK is encoded by the coding sequence ATGCAAAGTATTGAAGATCTCCATCGCATTGCCTGCGAGAATGGACAAGCAACTTATATTGACCCTGTTTCAGGATATCAAGTGCTCACAAGCCAGGCCCACTTAAAGCGTGGAGTTTGCTGTGGTAACGCGTGTCGCCACTGTCCTTTTGAATATATCAATGTTCCTAAATAA
- a CDS encoding patatin-like phospholipase family protein produces the protein MTQSSRRNFLKTSAIGAAAVASSQAFAQPSTVSKKTIAEVQSIEAKQDIETTAKWNDGLAHPIPYKNPPGKGKERGIALGGGGTPLLGFYAGYFNALRKNGVDLGNADVIVGTSAGSIFGSMLTGGRLWLIVDEMDFFNDFPKIFAELVPALQSNDSQKRAMATALAASDGTPATIQRIGKAAMASLNPNGVDKQYKVVEKIIAMTKWPSPAMYTTAIDCFTGERLVVSHKDNVPINVAASASSSAPGQVGPTFVKNRICMDGGIFQTSTHSDVIAGVKRALVFSLGDGTKNEQKQGLRLSDLPNTVNQEVKDLEAAGTKTKHIVAGIPPGITKVENLIDPKWIGAYLKLGWDRGIADAPMMKAFWS, from the coding sequence ATGACCCAATCTTCCCGTCGCAATTTCTTAAAGACTTCTGCTATTGGAGCGGCTGCCGTAGCTAGCTCTCAGGCATTTGCTCAGCCATCAACTGTATCTAAGAAAACAATTGCTGAGGTCCAATCAATTGAGGCAAAGCAAGATATAGAGACGACTGCTAAATGGAATGATGGTTTGGCTCACCCCATTCCCTATAAGAATCCTCCTGGTAAAGGAAAGGAAAGGGGCATTGCTTTGGGTGGTGGCGGCACACCACTACTGGGTTTTTATGCGGGCTACTTTAACGCGCTTAGAAAAAATGGCGTTGACTTAGGAAATGCCGATGTGATTGTTGGAACATCGGCTGGGTCAATATTTGGATCAATGTTAACCGGTGGCCGTCTTTGGTTAATTGTCGATGAGATGGATTTTTTTAATGACTTCCCAAAAATATTTGCTGAGCTGGTTCCAGCCTTGCAATCTAATGACTCTCAAAAGAGGGCTATGGCTACAGCATTAGCGGCTTCAGACGGGACTCCAGCAACTATCCAGCGAATCGGCAAAGCTGCAATGGCTTCACTTAACCCCAATGGAGTGGATAAGCAATACAAGGTCGTCGAGAAAATTATCGCAATGACCAAGTGGCCATCTCCAGCAATGTACACAACCGCAATTGATTGCTTTACTGGTGAGCGTTTGGTGGTTTCGCATAAAGATAATGTACCCATCAATGTTGCAGCATCTGCCAGTTCGTCAGCGCCTGGACAGGTAGGACCAACATTTGTAAAAAATCGTATCTGTATGGATGGGGGTATTTTTCAAACTAGTACACATAGTGATGTGATAGCCGGAGTGAAACGAGCCCTAGTTTTCTCTTTGGGCGATGGCACTAAGAACGAACAAAAGCAAGGCCTGCGTTTATCTGACTTACCAAATACGGTAAATCAGGAGGTAAAGGATTTAGAGGCGGCCGGAACTAAAACTAAGCACATCGTAGCGGGCATTCCCCCTGGAATTACGAAAGTTGAAAATCTCATCGACCCTAAATGGATTGGCGCCTATTTGAAATTAGGATGGGATAGAGGCATTGCGGATGCTCCAATGATGAAAGCTTTTTGGTCTTAA
- a CDS encoding DUF411 domain-containing protein — protein MKLINQQRRLISLGLVLLPTLSFAVVEKPLITMWKSPTCGCCKDWAEHVEKNGFTVKAYSEGNDEIRKKLGIPIQFGSCHTALIGGYAIEGHVPAKEIKRLLAEKPKAIGLAVPAMPIGSPGMDGSEYKGRKDSYDVLLIGLNGVSSVYQAYR, from the coding sequence ATGAAATTAATAAATCAGCAAAGAAGGCTTATTTCACTAGGTTTAGTTTTATTGCCTACATTGAGTTTTGCTGTGGTTGAGAAGCCTTTAATTACGATGTGGAAAAGTCCAACCTGTGGATGCTGTAAAGATTGGGCTGAGCATGTTGAGAAAAATGGATTTACTGTCAAAGCTTATTCAGAAGGTAACGATGAAATAAGAAAGAAGTTGGGCATACCCATTCAATTTGGTTCTTGCCATACAGCTCTAATAGGTGGTTATGCCATTGAAGGGCATGTACCCGCTAAAGAAATCAAGCGGCTTCTGGCTGAGAAGCCTAAAGCAATTGGGCTTGCTGTTCCTGCGATGCCAATCGGCTCTCCAGGTATGGATGGCTCTGAATACAAGGGTAGAAAAGATTCATATGATGTTTTATTGATCGGATTAAATGGGGTATCTTCGGTCTATCAGGCCTACAGATAG
- a CDS encoding DUF6803 family protein — MNMTHYMELLAANQPWNLIIFMAIPIVLAETLAITELYILFTRKFDGAVYYLNRFSGIAVGLYFVGIIYYIVTNAIIPITKAGEWRTVIDVIAVSTYVIAGLPLIWIALQEFGLVNRALDQMGRLKIHAICVALFLVFGHIAMIAGMLDPSILGYKGPGAHQMSPGANDHEFCHPDGHGDMLKDDQQMKKNMPMNKQGHNH; from the coding sequence ATGAACATGACTCACTACATGGAGTTATTGGCTGCTAATCAGCCTTGGAATTTAATTATCTTTATGGCTATACCAATTGTTTTGGCTGAAACCTTAGCGATTACTGAGCTGTATATTCTTTTTACACGTAAGTTTGATGGCGCTGTTTACTACCTCAATCGCTTTTCTGGGATTGCTGTTGGCCTCTACTTTGTCGGCATTATTTACTACATTGTTACTAACGCCATCATTCCTATAACAAAGGCAGGTGAGTGGAGAACCGTGATTGATGTAATTGCTGTTAGTACTTATGTCATCGCTGGATTGCCACTGATTTGGATTGCCTTACAAGAGTTCGGTTTAGTTAACAGAGCACTAGACCAAATGGGTAGGTTAAAAATTCATGCAATCTGCGTTGCCTTGTTCTTGGTGTTTGGGCACATCGCCATGATTGCGGGCATGCTTGATCCGAGTATTCTTGGCTACAAAGGCCCGGGTGCTCATCAGATGAGCCCTGGAGCCAATGACCATGAGTTTTGCCATCCTGATGGGCATGGCGATATGCTGAAAGATGATCAGCAAATGAAAAAAAACATGCCGATGAATAAGCAAGGACACAATCATTAA
- a CDS encoding DUF3147 family protein produces the protein MAWIITKYLLTAGMVIFISEVAKRSDRLGGFIAALPLVTLLTLVWLYVENQPEEKIANHAYYTFWYVIPTLPMFLLFPYLLPKLGFWMTIGACVMATVVCIGLFTLLMKSFGIHLI, from the coding sequence ATGGCTTGGATCATTACCAAATACTTGCTGACAGCTGGAATGGTTATATTCATATCCGAAGTGGCTAAGCGAAGCGATCGATTGGGTGGCTTTATTGCGGCGTTGCCACTGGTAACTCTTTTAACTCTAGTTTGGCTCTATGTAGAAAACCAACCTGAAGAGAAAATAGCCAATCACGCCTATTACACATTTTGGTATGTGATTCCCACGCTACCAATGTTTCTATTGTTTCCTTACCTGCTTCCAAAGCTAGGCTTTTGGATGACCATAGGGGCGTGCGTTATGGCGACGGTTGTCTGTATTGGCTTATTTACTTTGCTGATGAAGAGCTTTGGAATTCATCTTATATAA
- a CDS encoding arsenate reductase ArsC — MKQYNILFLCTHNSARSVLGEALASTHQSGLFVGYSAGSTPGTSVNPIAADLTREMGYDQSKLRSKSWDEYGLPDAPKMDFIVTVCDDAAGEVCPVWPGNPATAHWGFPDPSQVQGSDEEKRKAFKDVMIGLKKRIELLASMPLDKLDSMSLKEIHTKV, encoded by the coding sequence ATGAAGCAATACAACATTCTCTTTCTATGCACCCACAACTCCGCTCGCTCAGTATTGGGGGAGGCTTTGGCATCCACGCATCAAAGTGGATTATTTGTTGGATATTCTGCAGGATCAACTCCTGGCACTTCAGTCAACCCTATTGCGGCTGATCTGACTAGAGAAATGGGATACGATCAAAGCAAGCTGAGGAGCAAGAGCTGGGATGAGTATGGCTTGCCTGATGCCCCCAAGATGGATTTCATTGTTACTGTTTGTGACGATGCCGCTGGTGAAGTATGTCCAGTATGGCCTGGTAATCCTGCGACAGCTCACTGGGGCTTTCCTGATCCATCACAAGTTCAAGGTAGTGATGAAGAAAAGCGTAAGGCATTTAAAGATGTGATGATTGGCTTGAAAAAGCGCATTGAGCTCTTGGCATCTATGCCACTAGATAAGCTGGATTCAATGAGCTTAAAAGAGATTCATACTAAAGTTTAA
- the arsH gene encoding arsenical resistance protein ArsH, whose product MTDLPNIDEELFHKPDPEKLRTDAPLSDPPKILLLYGSLRDRSFSRLLAEEAERILKAMGCETRFFNPHGLPQVDDAPEAHPKVVELRELVQWAEGMVWSSPERHGAMTGLMKSQIDWIPLSVGAVRPSQGKTLALLQVSGGSQSFNALNQMRILGRWMRMITIPNQSSVPKAFLEFDDNNRMKPSANYDRVVDVMEELVKFTLLTRSVSGYLTDRYSERKESAEELSKRVNQRSI is encoded by the coding sequence ATGACCGACCTACCTAATATCGATGAAGAACTCTTTCACAAGCCTGATCCTGAAAAACTACGGACTGATGCCCCGTTAAGCGATCCGCCAAAGATATTACTTTTGTATGGCTCGCTGAGAGACAGATCATTTAGTCGCCTACTAGCAGAAGAAGCCGAAAGAATATTAAAAGCGATGGGCTGTGAAACGCGATTCTTTAATCCTCATGGATTGCCGCAAGTAGATGATGCCCCTGAAGCGCATCCTAAAGTAGTTGAGCTAAGAGAATTAGTTCAATGGGCAGAAGGCATGGTTTGGAGTAGCCCCGAGCGTCATGGCGCAATGACGGGGCTGATGAAGTCTCAAATTGATTGGATCCCGCTTAGTGTTGGCGCAGTAAGGCCTAGCCAAGGAAAGACTCTTGCTTTATTGCAAGTCAGCGGCGGATCGCAATCATTCAATGCTCTTAATCAAATGAGAATTTTGGGAAGATGGATGAGGATGATCACGATTCCCAATCAATCGTCTGTACCAAAAGCATTTTTAGAGTTTGACGACAACAATCGCATGAAGCCATCAGCTAATTACGATCGTGTAGTTGATGTGATGGAAGAATTAGTTAAGTTCACTTTATTGACTCGCTCAGTTTCAGGCTATTTGACCGATCGCTACAGCGAGAGAAAAGAAAGCGCTGAAGAATTATCTAAGCGCGTGAATCAAAGATCCATTTAA
- a CDS encoding tautomerase family protein: protein MPTYTVTYSNVKLSAAQMENIAQSITKTHSECTGANTYFAQVIFQETPSGKHFMGGKLVEDSQIFLHGQIRSGRPPELKEKLILEMRAALVKSSGLSKDQIWIYIVDLIPAQMIEYGEILPLSGKEDEWFASLSSDLQIKLKALEK, encoded by the coding sequence ATGCCGACCTATACGGTGACCTATTCAAACGTCAAGCTAAGCGCCGCACAAATGGAGAATATTGCTCAGTCCATTACCAAAACTCACAGTGAGTGTACGGGAGCCAATACCTACTTCGCACAAGTGATATTTCAAGAAACTCCGAGCGGCAAACATTTTATGGGTGGCAAGCTGGTTGAAGATAGTCAAATCTTTTTACATGGACAAATACGGTCTGGACGACCGCCAGAATTAAAAGAAAAGCTGATATTGGAAATGAGGGCGGCTTTAGTTAAAAGCTCGGGTCTAAGTAAAGATCAGATTTGGATTTACATTGTTGATCTGATTCCCGCCCAAATGATTGAATATGGAGAAATTCTCCCGCTATCGGGCAAAGAGGATGAATGGTTTGCGAGCCTATCCAGCGATCTACAAATCAAACTAAAAGCTCTAGAAAAATAG
- a CDS encoding GNAT family N-acetyltransferase: MRLTKAIHSDIPELVALLRTLFEQEAEFEPNSEAQRKALSKIILDPKIGIVLVARNDEQILGMINLLFTESTALGSKVAILEDMVVLSKSRGEGVGSQLIDYAINEAKKEGCKRITLLTDIENTKAQSFYQKKGFVKSKMTPYRFLLD; this comes from the coding sequence ATGAGATTAACCAAGGCTATTCATTCTGATATTCCCGAACTTGTTGCGTTATTGAGGACCCTCTTTGAGCAAGAGGCAGAGTTTGAGCCCAACTCAGAAGCTCAAAGAAAGGCCCTAAGCAAGATCATTCTTGATCCGAAGATTGGCATTGTTTTAGTTGCCAGAAATGACGAACAAATATTGGGGATGATTAATCTGTTGTTTACAGAATCTACCGCCCTTGGTTCTAAGGTTGCCATTCTTGAAGATATGGTTGTTCTGTCTAAATCTAGGGGTGAAGGTGTCGGGTCGCAGTTAATTGACTATGCGATTAACGAAGCTAAAAAAGAGGGTTGTAAACGGATTACCCTACTAACTGATATTGAAAATACTAAAGCCCAGTCTTTCTATCAAAAGAAAGGATTTGTGAAGTCCAAGATGACGCCTTATAGATTTTTACTGGATTAG